One Elephas maximus indicus isolate mEleMax1 chromosome X, mEleMax1 primary haplotype, whole genome shotgun sequence DNA segment encodes these proteins:
- the FOXR2 gene encoding forkhead box protein R2 encodes MDLKLKNPEFWYNFHGQVPGLLDWDMENAFFLPHTTDQCRLAERTLAKYRLRIMESPKLPLERKPSPDKDGPDYEPNLWMWVNPNIMCPLGTQEAPKPSKKKDLASMPLSPPPPVKDEESNCSEATVVESLPSSSSEQSPLQKQFASSPRNWELTEEEAEEQFDNSSVALQSLKKGECFQSQKLWQTNGQERRSWPRPPLNYSHLIALALRNSSPCGLNVQEIYNFTQQHFPFFWTAPDGWKNTIRHNLCCLGSFEKVPVSLQDGANSRPRSSLWRLTEEGHRRFQEETRALASTRRESIQQCMSQPDVMTSLFDL; translated from the coding sequence ATGGACCTAAAACTAAAAAATCCCGAGTTCTGGTATAATTTCCATGGCCAGGTCCCAGGACTGCTGGACTGGGACATGGAGAATGCGTTCTTCTTGCCCCACACCACAGATCAGTGCCGCTTGGCTGAGCGGACCCTTGCCAAATATAGACTCCGAATAATGGAGTCCCCAAAGCTGCCTCTGGAGAGAAAACCCAGTCCTGACAAGGATGGTCCTGATTATGAACCCAACCTGTGGATGTGGGTGAACCCCAACATCATGTGCCCCCTAGGCACCCAGGAGGCCCCAAAGCCCAGTAAAAAGAAGGATCTGGCAAGCATGCCTCTCTCTCCTCCGCCACCCGTGAAGGATGAAGAGTCTAACTGCTCAGAAGCCACAGTGGTGGAATCCCTGCCATCTTCCTCCAGTGAGCAGTCTCCcctacagaagcagtttgcttcTTCTCCCAGGAACTGGGAGCTCACAGAAGAGGAGGCTGAGGAACAATTTGACAACTCCTCTGTGGCTCTCCAGTCCCTTAAGAAAGGGGAGTGCTTCCAGAGCCAGAAGCTATGGCAAACCAATGGCCAGGAGAGGAGGTCCTGGCCTCGGCCCCCCCTCAATTATAGCCACCTCATTGCCTTGGCATTAAGAAATAGCTCCCCTTGTGGCCTCAATGTTCAAGAAATCTACAATTTCACCCAACAGCATTTCCCCTTTTTCTGGACAGCTCCAGATGGTTGGAAGAACACCATCCGCCACAATCTTTGTTGCCTGGGTAGCTTTGAGAAGGTGCCGGTCAGCCTTCAGGATGGGGCCAATTCAAGGCCTCGGTCTTCCCTCTGGAGGCTCACTGAAGAGGGACACCGCCGGTTTCAGGAGGAGACCCGTGCCTTAGCCTCCACTAGGAGGGAGAGCATCCAACAGTGCATGAGCCAACCAGATGTGATGACCTCCCTCTTTGACCTTTGA